In Delphinus delphis chromosome 11, mDelDel1.2, whole genome shotgun sequence, one genomic interval encodes:
- the ZBED4 gene encoding zinc finger BED domain-containing protein 4 has translation MENHQETRPEAGRDFVSDQIHFKIEEEDDDHIADHSLERMDFRNEQENRKRAGSGDERAEGREASCGCQPPGRRVSPDPEDDYGALLSQYNSTLYSVAMEAVTQSLLSGRGISSRKKSPAWKHFFISPRDSTKAICTYCMKEFSRGKNEKDLSTSCLMRHVRRAHPTVLVEENGSAPAPAPLPAPLPQLPPPPTDAGDPGTVLSPGKLVPRTASKSPSPHQVTEELGSVVSSEEAPSDVSVSERYSRDEVLAGPPPQPPSLHCDEPAENGAEKNLPLPRSASGSRRRSAVWKHFYLSPLDNSKAVCIHCMNEFSRGKNGKDLGTSCLIRHMWRAHRSIVLRENGGGAGVPPPYSAPPTLLPTPPPPDGEPSPTSSSPGKPVQDSTSAPSSPDRLAEDPPAHWNLGDTQVEDAWALSSSSDVGEASWASSPEKQPGDTPSPRPLESGAVFQQNKKVMRRLKSEVWHHFSLAPTDSLKAVCRHCGCVISRGKKGDVGTSCLMRHLYRRHPEVVGNQKGFLGASLANSPYATLASAETSSSRLTDLPTMVTKNNQVMFPVNSKKTSKLWNHFSICSADPTKVVCLHCGRTISRGKKPTNLGTSCLLRHLQRFHGGVLKPDAPRTAPPSPPGARGPLSSESAGASSCDDTSEKFYDSHPVAKKITSLIAEMIALDLQPYSFVDNVGFNRLLGYLKPQYSLPPPSYFSRTAIPGMYDNVKHIIMSHLQEAESGVVHFTSGIWMSSQTREYLTLTAHWVTFESSARPHREDHHCSALLDVSQVDCDYSGGSVQKQLECWWEAWVTSTGLQVGITVTDSPSIGKALNEGARSSVQCFSHTVSLIVGEAIKSQRMVQNLLSTARKICERVHRSPRAKAKLAELQKEYELPPHHLLQDVPSKWNTSFHMLERLIEQKRAVNELSVECNFRELISCDQWEVMQSVCRALKPFDAARREMSTHESTLSQVIPMIHILNRRVEMLFEETMGIDTMLKSLREAMVSRLSATLHDPRYVLATLLDPRYKASLFSEEEAEQYKQDLIRELETLNSTSEPTPVSNGCDPGSPPRDCAGEESLWSLMAKMKKTEPRGRTKVPEDMVLAYLEEEVLEHSCDPLAYWNLKRAAWPGLSTLAVRFLGCPPSIVPSERLFSTPTENGSFGQSRLTMEHFEKLIFLKVNLPLICFQY, from the coding sequence ATGGAGAATCACCAGGAGACGCGTCCGGAAGCGGGCAGGGATTTTGTTTCtgatcaaatacattttaaaatagaagaggaagatgACGATCACATCGCTGATCACAGTTTGGAAAGAATGGACTTTAGAAATGAGCAGGAGAACAGGAAACGGGCTGGCAGCGGGGATGAAcgggcagagggcagagaggcGAGCTGTGGCTGCCAGCCCCCGGGGAGGCGCGTCTCTCCTGACCCCGAGGACGACTACGGGGCCCTATTGTCACAGTATAACAGCACCCTGTACAGCGTGGCCATGGAGGCCGTGACGCAGAGCCTGCTCTCCGGCCGCGGCATCAGCTCCAGGAAGAAGTCCCCGGCTTGGAAGCATTTTTTCATCTCACCCCGGGATAGCACGAAGGCCATCTGTACGTACTGCATGAAGGAGTTCAGCAGGGGCAAGAACGAGAAGGACCTGAGCACCAGCTGTCTGATGCGGCACGTGAGGCGGGCGCACCCCACCGTTCTTGTGGAGGAAAACGGCAGCGCGCCGGCCCcggcccccctccctgcccctctgccgCAGCTCCCGCCGCCGCCCACTGATGCCGGAGACCCGGGCACTGTCCTGTCACCTGGCAAACTCGTCCCCAGAACGGCCTCTAAGAGCCCGTCTCCCCATCAGGTGACAGAGGAACTTGGCTCTGTGGTTTCTTCCGAAGAGGCCCCCTCCGACGTGTCAGTCTCTGAGAGGTACAGCAGGGATGAAGTCCTGGCGGGGccgcctccccagccccccagcctccACTGCGACGAGCCTGCAGAGAACGGGGCTGAGAAAAACCTCCCCCTGCCCAGGAGCGCATCCGGGTCCAGGAGGAGGTCTGCCGTCTGGAAGCACTTCTACCTGTCGCCCCTGGACAACTCCAAGGCCGTGTGCATCCACTGCATGAACGAGTTCAGCCGGGGGAAGAACGGGAAGGACCTGGGCACCAGCTGCCTCATCAGGCACATGTGGCGGGCACACCGCTCCATCGTGCTTCGGGAAAACGGCGGGGGCGCTGGCGTGCCGCCCCCCTACTCTGCACCCCCAACCCTGCTGCCCACCCCGCCACCGCCTGACGGAGAGCCCAGCCCCACGTCCTCGTCTCCGGGGAAGCCGGTGCAGGACTCCACCTCTGCGCCCTCCTCCCCCGACCGGCTGGCGGAAGACCCGCCAGCACACTGGAACCTCGGAGACACGCAGGTGGAAGACGCGTGGGCGTTGTCCTCCTCCTCTGACGTGGGTGAGGCCTCATGGGCGTCCTCTCCCGAGAAGCAGCCGGGCGACACGCCCAGCCCTCGCCCCCTCGAGTCCGGTGCCGTGTTCCAGCAGAACAAGAAGGTCATGAGGAGGCTGAAGTCGGAAGTCTGGCATCACTTCTCGCTGGCCCCCACGGACAGCCTCAAGGCTGTGTGCAGGCACTGTGGCTGCGTCATCAGCCGGGGCAAGAAGGGTGACGTGGGCACGAGCTGTTTGATGCGGCATCTCTACAGGCGCCACCCGGAGGTCGTTGGGAACCAGAAGGGCTTTCTGGGGGCCAGCCTGGCGAATTCGCCATACGCCACCTTGGCTTCTGCAGAAACTTCCTCCTCCAGATTAACTGACCTGCCGACCATGGTCACAAAAAACAATCAAGTTATGTTTCCCGTCAACAGCAAAAAGACCTCCAAGTTGTGGAATCACTTTTCTATCTGCTCCGCAGACCCCACGAAGGTCGTGTGCTTGCACTGTGGCCGGACGATCAGCAGAGGCAAGAAGCCGACCAACCTGGGCACCAGCTGTCTCCTGAGGCACCTGCAGAGGTTCCACGGCGGCGTGCTGAAGCCCGACGCCCCCAGGACGGCGCCACCCTCCCCTCCTGGTGCCCGTGGGCCCCTGAGCTCAGAGTCGGCAGGCGCCTCCTCCTGCGATGACACCAGCGAGAAGTTTTATGATTCGCATCCAGTTGCCAAAAAAATAACAAGTCTCATTGCTGAAATGATCGCACTTGACCTCCAGCCGTACTCGTTTGTGGACAACGTTGGCTTCAACAGGCTGCTCGGATACTTGAAACCTCAGTACTCTCTGCCCCCTCCGTCCTACTTCTCCAGGACGGCCATCCCAGGTATGTACGACAATGTGAAACACATCATCATGTCACATCTCCAGGAAGCCGAGAGCGGTGTGGTCCACTTCACGTCTGGAATCTGGATGAGCAGCCAGACCCGGGAGTACCTGACCCTCACCGCCCACTGGGTCACCTTTGAGTCGTCGGCCCGACCGCACCGCGAGGACCACCACTGCTCGGCGCTGCTGGACGTGTCGCAGGTCGACTGCGACTACAGCGGCGGCAGCGTCCAGAAGCAGCTGGAGTGCTGGTGGGAGGCCTGGGTGACGTCCACTGGCCTGCAGGTGGGCATCACAGTCACCGACAGCCCCAGCATAGGGAAGGCGCTGAACGAGGGGGCCCGCTCGAGCGTGCAGTGCTTCAGTCACACGGTCAGCCTCATCGTCGGCGAGGCCATCAAGAGCCAGAGGATGGTCCAGAACCTACTCAGCACCGCACGGAAAATATGCGAACGGGTCCACCGGTCGCCCCGGGCGAAAGCGAAGCTGGCAGAGCTGCAGAAGGAGTACGAGCTGCCgccccaccacctcctccaggacgTCCCGTCCAAGTGGAACACGTCGTTTCACATGCTGGAGCGGCTTATCGAGCAGAAGAGGGCGGTGAACGAGCTGTCTGTCGAGTGTAACTTCCGGGAGCTCATCAGCTGCGACCAGTGGGAGGTGATGCAGTCCGTGTGCCGTGCGCTGAAGCCCTTCGACGCCGCCAGGCGGGAGATGAGCACCCACGAGTCCACGCTCAGCCAGGTCATCCCCATGATCCACATCCTCAACAGGAGGGTGGAGATGCTGTTCGAGGAGACCATGGGCATCGACACCATGCTCAAGTCCCTCAGGGAGGCCATGGTGAGCCGCCTGTCCGCCACCCTCCACGACCCCAGGTACGTGCTGGCCACCCTGCTGGACCCGCGCTACAAAGCCTCCCTCTTCTCCGAGGAGGAGGCGGAGCAGTACAAGCAGGActtgatcagggaactagaaaCGCTGAATTCTACCTCAGAGCCCACGCCCGTCTCCAACGGATGCGACCCGGGCTCCCCACCGCGAGACTGTGCCGGCGAGGAGAGCCTGTGGTCACTCATGGCCAAGATGAAGAAGACCGAGCCCAGAGGGAGGACGAAGGTCCCGGAGGACATGGTGCTCGCGTACCTGGAGGAGGAGGTGCTGGAGCACAGCTGTGACCCGCTCGCCTACTGGAACCTGAAGAGGGCGGCCTGGCCGGGCCTCTCCACCTTGGCCGTGCGGTTTCTGGGCTGCCCCCCGAGCATCGTTCCCTCCGAGAGGCTGTTCAGCACACCCACTGAGAACGGCAGCTTTGGCCAGTCCCGGCTCACGATGGAGCATTTCGAGaaacttatttttctgaaagtGAATCTTCCCTTAATATGCTTCCAGTATTGA